In Microbulbifer sp. THAF38, the sequence GGAGTGCCTTGGTCAGTTGCAGGACCCGGCCAGCGGACTGCCTCTGGATGAGCTGGATGCGGATATTGAAGTGGGCTACGAGAGCGATACCGTGTTGATCGGTATTACCCTCGGTTACCCCTGTGCGAGTCAGGAAGCGCTGTGGCGCAAGTGGGTCACAGACGCTTGCGAACCTCTGATGAAGAGCGGTCCCCTGGCAGGTAGTACGCTGCAATTTGAGCTGTTTAGCGATATCCCCGCGACCTCTTCGGCCAATGCCCCGGAGTCGTTGCGTGGCGTGAAAAATATTGTTGCCGTGGCCTCCGGTAAGGGCGGCGTAGGCAAGTCCACTACCGCGGTGAACCTGGCTCTGGCACTGGCGGCAGAGGGCGCGCGAGTCGGGCTGCTCGATGCAGATATCTACGGTCCCAGCCTGCCTACCATGCTTGGCACCGAAGGAGTTCGCCCCCATGTAAAGGAACAGAAATTCTTCGTGCCCGTGGATGCGCTGGGTATCGAGACGATGTCGCTGGGATATCTGATGACAGAAGATACCCCGGCTGTTTGGCGCGGCCCTATGGCCAGTGGTGCACTCAATCAGATCCTTACACAAACGCTCTGGTGTGATGCCAAGGAAGAACTGGATTATCTGATTGTGGATATGCCCCCCGGCACCGGAGATATCCAGCTGACCCTGGCACAAAAAACCACTCTGGCCGGGGCGGTGATTGTCACTACGCCTCAGGATCTGGCCTTGAAGGATGCGATCAAGGGAGTGGAAATGTTCCGCAAGGTATCGGTACCTGTACTGGGTATCGTTGAGAACATGGCGCTTCACACCTGCTCCAAGTGCGGCCACAGCGAACCAATTTTTGGTTCTGGCGGCGGCGAGCGTATCGCAGAGGAATATGATACCCACCTGCTGGGAGAGTTACCCCTGGCACAAAAAATCCGCGCGGATATCGATAGTGGCCACCCCAGTGTGACCGCAGACCCAGGTGGCGAAATTGCCGGTTTCTACCGTGAAATTGCTCGTAAAGCTGCGGCTCAGGTTTGGTTGAATGCCAGCAGTGACGAGGAATTGCCGGAAATCGAAATTAGTTGAGCCCAACCGCGATATCCATCACAAAGCACTAAATTTTTATTTCTTTGTGGTTTTTTGTTGGGTTAGAAATCCTTATATTGAACCCCTGCGAGCGCCCCTGTGAAATTTCTTATTTTATTGGGCGCTCAATATTGATAAGCCGGAGCCAAACACTGGCTTATCTCTTCTTTATCAAGACTCATAACAAGACTTATTAATAATGTTTTTTAATAAAGGCTAGAAATACTGTCTTGCAGTAAAGAGTCTCGACTTACTTTATTTATTGCAATTTTGTGCTTGCAGGGGCTTTGTTCTGGGCTGCTAGCCCGTACAGGAATTTTGGATGAGTTAATCGTTAGGGTATTAGTATTTATTTAACCGACCCTGTATATGCTGAAGATATCAGTGACGGTTTTTCTTGTAACTGCTTAAACTCAGCCATTGCCACAAAAAAAAGAAAGTATTTATGCTGTATTTTCCTAGGTGATCGTCAAGGTAATTATGTGGTTTTCATTTTTGGGCAGAGGAACCCCATCGGCCTGAATGCCAATGGTAATTTATGGGGTTTAGTGTGGCGGGCCACCCGTGGTCAACGCTCGGCAACTTGGTACAAACCGCCAGTGTCGAGAATAAATCTTTTCGGGAGTGTGCAACCTGTGATGGCAGCCTTGTATCTGGCCGCAGGCAGGGCATCTATCGGGCATTGCAGTAGCTGTAGTCGATAAAAATAACAAAGACAAAAGCGCGAGTGCTTTCATCCATGAATTTTAATATTAGCTATCGACCGATAGGGGGCATAGCACGGGTATTATTTTATGGCCCCGTAGGATTTGCAGAAAAAATGGAGGCCGCTGCCCGGCTGGTAGAAAAATACCGCCACCGCGTACCACTGCGGGTGCTGTTGGATATGCGCTATGCCCGCGCCAGTGTCACGCTGGAGGAGCAGCGGCAGTTCACCAGTTTTATTGCAGAGCATCCGGTATTGCGGCGTGCATATATTGCGGTTTTACACCCTCGCAATCGCTGTACTTCACCTCTGGCGTCTGATGGAACCTGCTTGTGTCGGCACAGTTCGCGGGAATTTGTTGCCGAGGCCGAAGCAGAGGCCTGGCTCACCCAAACCAAGGGTTCCCCCAGACCTCTGCTGCGCTGAGTATTAAACCTACTGGGCTTTAGCCTGTTCGGCCTCTGCCTGGCGGCGGCGCTCTTCTTTCTTCTGAAGACGCTTGGCGACAGTCGTCTCGCGGGCATCCTGGCCCATATGTTTTTCTCCGCGCTTTTTGGCTAGCTGGATCTGCTTTTCCCGTTCGCGGAAACGGTGGCGGTCCGCGTCGCTTACTTTGTCGTAACAGTGAGGACAGCTGACCCCCTGTTCGAACTGCTCGGACTGCTGGTCTACCACGGTGATTGGCATGCGACAGGCGTTGCATTGGTCGTACTGGCCGCGCTCCAGGTCGTGGTTGACGGTGACACGCTCGTCGAAAACGAAGCACTCGCCCTCCCACAGAGATTCCTCTTTGGGGACTTCTTCCAGGTACTTGAGAATACCGCCGTGCAGGTGGTAAACCTCTTCGAAGCCCTGCTCCTTCATATAAGCGGTGGACTTCTCGCAACGGATTCCACCAGTGCAGAACATGGCAACTTTTTTATGTTTAGCCGGATCCAGGTTCTCTTTAACGTACTGGGGGAACTCGCGGAAGGTTTCGGTATTTGGGTTGATGGAGTCTTTAAAGGTACCGACCTGGAATTCGTAGTCGTTGCGGGTGTCCACAACAGTGACTTCAGGGTCGCTGATCAGGGCGTTCCAGTCCTTGGGCTTGACGTAGGTGCCAACCACACGGCGGGGGTCAATACCTTCCACACCCATGGTGACAATTTCCCGCTTCAGCTTGACCTTGCTGCGCAAGAAAGGCATCTCACCGGTGTAGGATTCTTTGTAATCCAGTTCGGCGAGTCGTTCATCTGATTTCAGGTAGGCGAGCAGGGTATCGATGCCTTCCCGGGAGCCCGCAACGGTACCGTTAATGCCTTCTTTGGCCAGGAGCAGGGTGCCGCGTACCTGGTTTTTCAGCATGACTTCAAGCAGGGGGGCGCGCAGAGACTCGAAGTCCTCCAAAGTGACGAACTTGTAGAGTGCGCAGACAACATATTGATTCATGGAACTTCCTTAAATGCAGTCCGGAGCGTAAATCCGGGGCAGAAAAAATCGCCGCGCATTTTATCGCAAAAAAAACAGCTTGTCGTACATTTAGCAAGCACTCCAGCCGTTGCCCCGGCACAACGATATTTGTTGACCGGGAAGCCGCAACTTGTCAAAGTTCTGGCCGAAATTTAAGGGTCATAGCGAGGTGAACCCCATGGGCGAAGAATTTGCACCGAAAGAGTCGGAGTTGAGCCAGATCTACCGCGAGGGCGATGTATCTGTGCAGATCGATATATACGAAGATGGCGAGGGTGGCTGGCTACTCGAAATTGTCGACGAGAACAATAATTCCACCGTGTGGGAGGATGCCTTCGAGACGGAGCAGGAAGCCTTAGAGGAAGCCCTGGACGCCCTGCGGGAAGAGGGGATTTCCACCTTTGTAGGCCCTGTGCAGGAAGTGGATGGCAGCTGGTAAGATAGCGGGCCCCAGAAGAGCGCCTACTATGTGCGGGCGATTGGGGCTCTACCTTCTCTACCTTTCTGTGCCCAATCTCTCCATGTCCTAAGGCGCTAGTGGCTATTGCTGGTTATTGATTGCTGCTTCCAATCTGCCAGTAACTGCTATGGTTATGGTGAAGGGAATCGCGACTGTGTGACAGCACACCCCAATCACAGCGCCGTCGCGAGGCAACTGTGGAGCTTTTGTCTCCGGCGGTGCTACCCAAGCAGCGGTTGCCTCACCCATGATAGTACGCGGCTTTTTAACCGTGATCTGCCTGCAGATCCTGCCTTTTTCCCTCTGCGCCGATCCCCTGGTGATATCCAGCCAGCAGCAAATTCAAACGGATCTCAAGGAAGTCCGCTTAATCGCAAAACTACACGGTTACGCCATTATGGCGGGGCGTCACTGTATTGATTGCGATGAAAATCTCGCAATTTATATACGGCGTATAGCCAGGCACGGTGAAGTAGAGGGTACTGACCAGACAGGTGCTGAGGACGACCGTTATACCTATCCGGGTAAGTACCTGGACTATATGACGAAAAAATTGGTGGAAAAAACCCGCATGTTCTATGGCCACTGCTATGAAGGGCAGCCCTCCCTTTTATGGCTCACCGAGTATCGCTCGGGAGATACTTGGGTCCAATCTGAATATCTGATTCTGCTCGGCGATGAGGGACTGGAGCATCGTTACGTAGAGGGGCAGCAGCCCAGTGTTTTCCAACTGGAGAGTGCGGACTGCAAGGAATTGCCAGGGACTTTAATGGAAATGGAGCCTTAGCGGTAAATAATTTCCAGTAATGGTTGGAGGTACTAACCTGCCTAAGACTGAATATTTGGATTCAGAGCCCTAAAAGAAAGAAATACGAGAAGGTAAAAATAAGAAGGCAGAAATACCGGTTGCGAGTCTATAAAAGGTTGTATGCGCAAAGTGATGTGGATTTTATTGTATTCTTGATTTCTCTCCGAGAGTAGCTGTTGACTCAAAGCAAAAGGGTGGTCAACTGTCTTGAGATTTTTAAAATGATTCAAAGAATAAAATAAAAAAACCCCGCTGGAGGGCGGGGCCAAAAGGGTCGTTGAAATCAAAGGGTTGTTAAAAACAGTTCTGCTTTACTTTACCGGTTCGAAAACGATTTTCAGCTTTTTCTTACCCCAGGCGCGGGCCTTACGGATATCTTTTTCCATCCACACATCAATACGGTTAGTGAAACGTTTGTTCATGCGGTCACGCACAGTGTAAGTACCGGGCAGACCTTCAATCTTTACTTTGGCACCGTTGGTTAGACCGTGCTTTTCCAAGTCACGTGAAACGGCGATGATTTTGTCTCCGGGACGCAGACGGTTGTTCCAGGCTGCTACCCAGGGGTCGCTATCTGTCTGGCCGGGTACCGAGTTATAAGCGGTCGCGTCTACGACCATGGTTTTCTTAAGAGCTGCCGATGCATTGACACTCACACCAATAGCAAGCAGGGCGGCGATGAAAAAAGCAGTGTTACGCAGAGTCTGTTTCATGATGTCCCATTACCTCCAGGAATCAAATGGTCACAAGCCAAAAGGTGCTTGCGAAATTTCCAAGTGTTTTTGGAAATAGCTGATCAATATTTAATCAACGCTGGCTATATTACTGGCGATTTAGGCGGAGGCAACTTTTTCTTATTTCGCGACAAATGGCCCTGAAAAACAGCAGGTTATTGCTTGAGGAGAAAACTGATAAACCCAGAATGATTCAAAAGTAAGGTTTTTATTTTTTATTAATTCTTATTTAAAGGTTAAAAATTTATTTTAATTTCTATAGCTGGAAAGTCATTTTTAGAGGGGAAATTGTACTGACAGCGATGTCATCCTACGGCTACCAGATATACACTCGGACCGGTTTTCTAATCAGTACTCAAAAAGTAAAAAATTTCCCTGAAACTTTTTGTGACCATTCCGCCAAAATGGTCTGATTCGCTGAAAATGAGGGTGTTCAGGCGATAAAACTGCATCGTCATTTATCTTTAGGTGAAAAAAATAGAGAAAAACTGAGCCCTTAAAGGGTGGTTTCCCGGTTTTGCTGCACCGGTTCTACCTGATGGCGGAGTGCGGCCAAATAGTCACTATCCTCCTCCAAATCGGGTAACTTGTACTGCAAATCCAGTTGCACCGCTTTCTCCAGCCAGTGAATGGCCTCTTCAAGGTTGCCCTGCCACTCGCAAACCTGCCCGAGGTTGAAATAAGTAATAGAGAGGTTGTGCCACTCCTCCTGATTGAGGAGGCCTTCCAGGGCACTTTTATACAGAAGGTATGCGGTACTAAGCAGGTATTCGCGCTGTGTGGTCAACTCTTCGCTGGCTGCCTGACGGTGATAGGTGTGTGCCAGTGCCGAGCGCACCCTGGCGCTGGAGTGGGGCAATTGCGCTCCGGAATCCAGGTAGCGCAAAACTGATTGAAACTGTGCTCGCGCCAGTGGATAGAGGTCTGGCCTCGATTTAGCCCCCAGTGCATTTAGCACTATGCCGTAGCGATAGCGCAGAGTGTGCTGTTGGGAAGGGTAGTCACCAAGGGCGGAAATCGCTTTTTCATAGAGAGGCAGTGCGTCGCCAAAATTACCTTGGCGAGCTAGCGATTCGGCCTCATTGACCCAGCCAATCGCGCCCAGAGTGTCTCCACCGTGAGATTTGGTGCTGTGGGGTTGGGCGTTGTTGGGGAGTACGTCTGAAATGATAGATATAGCCGCGAGAAGTGCGGTCAGGCAGAAGAGTGCGTAAAACAGGATGTATAAATGGGGCAGTGGTTTATGCATAGGGATTTTCGCGCTTGGCCCGGTGACGGTTGGGGGCCACAGTTGTGGTCCCCATACGTCAGTAAATCCCTAGATGTCGAGTTGTGCCAGCAACCCTTGAAGAGGATGGCGCAAAGTAACACCTGCAAAGCGGCTGGCCTGGCAACGACAGGAGTAACCGGTGGCGAGCTGGTTGTGTTTTCCGCCATTGAGCTTGGGTGCCCAGGATTGCTGGAAAATCACCCGTGAGGTCTCCTTGTGCGCAGCCTCGTGGCCATAGGTCCCGGCCATACCACAGCAGCCAAGGTTCTCACCCTCTAGTTCCAGGCCCAGAGCCGAGAACACGGTTTGCCAGTCTTTCAGCGAAGCGGTGGCATTGGTTTGCTCGGTGCAGTGCGGCAACAGCTGGAAGCTTCCGGGCTTTATCCGCGCACGTTGCTGTTGTAGGTGCTCCTTCTGCTGGGCCAGCCATTCCTGTAACAACTGCACTTTTGGGGCGCGCTCCCCTAGGAGTTTTTTGTACTCGGAACGGTAAGTGAGGGTCATAGAGGGATCGATTCCCACGAGGGGGATACCACTCTCCGCCAGGTTGTTGAGCATCTCGCTATTGCCTTCGGCAACCCGCTCGAACTGACGCAGGAATCCATGGACATGCAGGGGTTTGCCGTTGGCTCGATAGGGAGCGAGAATCGGCACAAAGTCCAATTGCTTGAGCAGGCGCAGGATGTCCGCCACCACCTCGGCATCAAAATAGCTGGTGAAGGCATCCTGCACGATGATGACCGCACGGCTGCGCTGAGAAGGCCCCAGAGTCTCCAGGCAGGCTTTCGTGGCGGTGGGGACTCCCAGTTCTTTCATACTGGCCTGCAGGCTTCTCTGCGAGAGCTGTGGGCTGTCCACCATGCCGAAAACACGCTTCATCAAAAAAGACACAGGTTTTAGCCTTAGCGGCCAGTTGTACAGCTGCGGCATTTTTGCCAGGTGCGGCATCATGAATTCCAGCCCGCCCACGGCGTAATCCTTAAGCGGACGCAAATAGCGGCTGTAATAAAGCTCCAGAAACTTGCTGCGAAATTCCGGCACATCCACGCGAATGGGGCACTGCCCTACACAGGATTTACAGGCGAGGCAGCCCTGCATGGCTTCGTTAACTTCGTGATTGAAATCGTACTCCCCGCGGGTTTTTGCCAGGGTGTTTATAAAGCGCTTGGGCAGGCCGACAAAAAAGGAGCGCTCGCGGTATTTACGAGCGCTGGTCACCGCGTCTACATCGTGTTTGCTCAAAAGGCGCAGCCACTCCCGCATCAGCGAAGCGCGCCCCTTGGGGGAATGAATCCGGTTACGCGTGGCTTTATAGGAGGGGCACATGGCATCGTCTGGATTCCAGTTAAAACAGGCACCGTTGCCGTTGCAGTGCACGCCCTCGTCGTATCCCTCCCATACTTGCGCGGGAATCTGCCGGTCGTGCTCACCGCGTGTGCGCACGGCATCAATTTTCAGCAGGCTGGCACTGTCGTTGGGTGTGGCAATTTTGCCGGGGTTTAGTTGGTTGCGCGGATCGAAAGCGGATTTAATGTTTTGCAGTTCGGGGTACAGCTCGCCAAAAAATTCCGGGGCATATTCTGAGCGAACGCCTTTGCCGTGTTCTCCCCACAGCAGTCCTTTATATTTTTGCGTCAGTGCCACTACGCGATCGGTGATGGGGCGAATTTGTGCGGCCTGCTGGGGATCTTTCATATCGATTGCTGGGCGCACATGTAATACACCGGCATCCACATGTCCGAACATACCGTAGTCGAGGCCGGCTTCATCCAGCACTGCGCGGAATTCGGCAATAAAGTCCGCCAGGTTTTCTGGAGGCACAGCGGTATCTTCGACAAAGGGTATCGGGCGCTTTTCCCCCTGGGCGTTACCCAATAAACCCACCGCGCGTTTACGCATGGCCCAGATGCGATTCACCTCGGCATGGCCGCGAGCGATGGAATAGCCGAAGCTCTTGCCTGGCTGGCCGATGGCAGCCTCGACATGTGCAATAAATTGCTTCAGAGCTTTTTCCAGTTCCTCCTCGGTATCTGCAGCGTACTCCACCAGGTTGATACCCTTGACCGGGCGATCCTCAGCGGGGAAAAACTCGCTGACGCTGTGCCAGACGATATCTTCCATAGCCAGCTGCAGCACCTTGCTGTCCACCGTTTCGATCGACATGGGGCCTGCGCCCATCAGATCCTTGGCATCGCGCAGCGCTTCCTGGAAGTGGTCGTATTTTAAATTGACCAATGCCACGCACTTGGGGATGGGAAGCAGGTTGAGCTTGGCTTCAGCAATAAATCCGAGAGTGCCTTCGGAACCGCACAGTACACTGTTGAGATTAAAGCGATCACCTTCACGGATATGGGCCAGGTCGTAGCCAGTGAGACAGCGATTGAGCTTGGGAAATTTCTGTTCGATGAGTTCGGCTTTTTCCCGGGCAATCTTGTCACAGGTTTTATGCACTTTTGCGGCGCGGCTATCTTTTCCACAGATTTCCTGTAGCTGGATTTCCCCTATGGCGGAGGAGTGCCAAAGCTCCCCACCCATCAGCACCGTGTGCAGTTCCAAGACATGATCGCGGGTCTTGCCGTATACGCAGGAGCCCTGACCGGAGGCATCCGTATTGATCATGCCACCGATGGTGGCGCGGTTGCTGGTAGAGAGTTCCGGCGCAAAAAATAGGCCGTGGGGTTTCAGTGCGGCATTAAGCTGGTCTTTGACAACGCCGGCCTGTACGCGCACCCAGCGCTCTTCCACATTGATCTCGAGGATCTGGTTCATATGGCGGGAGATGTCCACCACCAGGCCATCGGTAAGTGATTGCCCGTTGGTGCCGGTACCGCCACCTCTCGGTGAGAGCACCACAGAGTGAAACTCCTCCCGTTCAGCCAGTTCCGCCAATAGTTGTAGATCGCGGGTATTGCGCGGATACACCACTGCCTGGGGCAAAACCTGGTAAATAGAGTTGTCGGTCGCCAAAACGGTGCGGCTGGCGTAACTGGGTGTGGTGTCGCCGCGGAAACCCGCGTCAGTCAGCTCTTGCAAAAACTGCAAATAGAGCGCCTGAACCTCGTCGACTTCGCGCAATGCTGGAATCATGAGCTAATCCGTACTTTCGGGGAGGAAAAGGCCGCAAATTGCCGGGGTAGCTGGTGAGATAAAGAATCGCAGCCCTGCCGCGCGGTAAAAATGCGGCCCTGCATTGTAGCCGTGGTGTGTATGTGCGCAAGCAGCCAATGGGACTTGATTGTAATCCAAAAGTTGTACAAGCAGCCCTCTTGTATAACTAATCGGGAGAGGCTATAAAAAAGGAATACAAACTGACACTGTGCAGCGCAACTATGCATATCCAGCTTTTACCTCAGAAAATCCCAGTTGGTATCAGCCGCTGTGCTGTGGGCGATCCCGTGCGTTACAACGGCAGCCACAAGCACAGTAAAGTCTGCACACAACTGCTGGGCAATTGTTTCGAGTTACAGGCTTACTGCCCGGAGGTTGCCATTGGCATGGGAGTGCCGAGACCGCCTATTCACCTGATTGTGAGTGATCGCCTGCGTGCGGTTGGCCGGGAAGACCCCAGCCTGGATGTTACTCAGGCCCTGGAAGACTATGCGGACCAGCTTGTGCCCGAGGTGGAAAATCTGCGTGGCTTTATTCTGATGCAGAAATCCCCCAGCTGCGGTGTTCGCACGACACCGCATTACAAGGAGGATGGCACTGGGGTGTTGGCTCATGAGTCCGGCTTATTCGCTGCGCGCCTGCGTCGGCATTTTCCACATTTGCCTATGGAAGAGGTGGGGCGACTGAATGCCAGTGATTTACGCGAGAATTTTCTTACCCGTGTTTTTGCCTACGATGCCTGGTATCGCTATGTAGCCACCGACCTGCGGCCAGCCAGGGTGATTGAGTTTTACACCGCGTATAAGTATTTGCTGTTGGCCCACAGCCAGCCACTGACTCGAGCCTTGGGTCAGTTTGTCTCTAATTCGCGGGCGATGCCGGTGGAAGCATTTGCTTATGAAGTGCGGGGCAAGATTATGGAAATTCTCGGCCATCTGGCCAGCCGTAAAGACCGCACCAATGCCCTGATGCACAGCCAGGGTCACTTGAAAGGTTACTTGAACAAGGAAGAGCGTAATGAGTTGGCTCTTCTGATCGACGATTATCGCCGGGGCAACAAGCCGTTATCGGCGGTACTCACGATGTTGCGCCATTATTTGCCGCGCAGTCCCCACCAGTTTATCCACAGTCAGGTACTGCTCGCTGCCGAGCCTGCGGAGTTGGGGTTGTGTGATTTTCGCTGAGCCTAGCCATGGTTGAAATTGAATCCCCCACTAAAGCCCACCTGCCGATT encodes:
- a CDS encoding FAD-binding and (Fe-S)-binding domain-containing protein, which codes for MIPALREVDEVQALYLQFLQELTDAGFRGDTTPSYASRTVLATDNSIYQVLPQAVVYPRNTRDLQLLAELAEREEFHSVVLSPRGGGTGTNGQSLTDGLVVDISRHMNQILEINVEERWVRVQAGVVKDQLNAALKPHGLFFAPELSTSNRATIGGMINTDASGQGSCVYGKTRDHVLELHTVLMGGELWHSSAIGEIQLQEICGKDSRAAKVHKTCDKIAREKAELIEQKFPKLNRCLTGYDLAHIREGDRFNLNSVLCGSEGTLGFIAEAKLNLLPIPKCVALVNLKYDHFQEALRDAKDLMGAGPMSIETVDSKVLQLAMEDIVWHSVSEFFPAEDRPVKGINLVEYAADTEEELEKALKQFIAHVEAAIGQPGKSFGYSIARGHAEVNRIWAMRKRAVGLLGNAQGEKRPIPFVEDTAVPPENLADFIAEFRAVLDEAGLDYGMFGHVDAGVLHVRPAIDMKDPQQAAQIRPITDRVVALTQKYKGLLWGEHGKGVRSEYAPEFFGELYPELQNIKSAFDPRNQLNPGKIATPNDSASLLKIDAVRTRGEHDRQIPAQVWEGYDEGVHCNGNGACFNWNPDDAMCPSYKATRNRIHSPKGRASLMREWLRLLSKHDVDAVTSARKYRERSFFVGLPKRFINTLAKTRGEYDFNHEVNEAMQGCLACKSCVGQCPIRVDVPEFRSKFLELYYSRYLRPLKDYAVGGLEFMMPHLAKMPQLYNWPLRLKPVSFLMKRVFGMVDSPQLSQRSLQASMKELGVPTATKACLETLGPSQRSRAVIIVQDAFTSYFDAEVVADILRLLKQLDFVPILAPYRANGKPLHVHGFLRQFERVAEGNSEMLNNLAESGIPLVGIDPSMTLTYRSEYKKLLGERAPKVQLLQEWLAQQKEHLQQQRARIKPGSFQLLPHCTEQTNATASLKDWQTVFSALGLELEGENLGCCGMAGTYGHEAAHKETSRVIFQQSWAPKLNGGKHNQLATGYSCRCQASRFAGVTLRHPLQGLLAQLDI
- a CDS encoding tetratricopeptide repeat protein, which produces MHKPLPHLYILFYALFCLTALLAAISIISDVLPNNAQPHSTKSHGGDTLGAIGWVNEAESLARQGNFGDALPLYEKAISALGDYPSQQHTLRYRYGIVLNALGAKSRPDLYPLARAQFQSVLRYLDSGAQLPHSSARVRSALAHTYHRQAASEELTTQREYLLSTAYLLYKSALEGLLNQEEWHNLSITYFNLGQVCEWQGNLEEAIHWLEKAVQLDLQYKLPDLEEDSDYLAALRHQVEPVQQNRETTL
- a CDS encoding rhodanese-related sulfurtransferase, with amino-acid sequence MNQYVVCALYKFVTLEDFESLRAPLLEVMLKNQVRGTLLLAKEGINGTVAGSREGIDTLLAYLKSDERLAELDYKESYTGEMPFLRSKVKLKREIVTMGVEGIDPRRVVGTYVKPKDWNALISDPEVTVVDTRNDYEFQVGTFKDSINPNTETFREFPQYVKENLDPAKHKKVAMFCTGGIRCEKSTAYMKEQGFEEVYHLHGGILKYLEEVPKEESLWEGECFVFDERVTVNHDLERGQYDQCNACRMPITVVDQQSEQFEQGVSCPHCYDKVSDADRHRFREREKQIQLAKKRGEKHMGQDARETTVAKRLQKKEERRRQAEAEQAKAQ
- a CDS encoding 3D domain-containing protein, whose amino-acid sequence is MKQTLRNTAFFIAALLAIGVSVNASAALKKTMVVDATAYNSVPGQTDSDPWVAAWNNRLRPGDKIIAVSRDLEKHGLTNGAKVKIEGLPGTYTVRDRMNKRFTNRIDVWMEKDIRKARAWGKKKLKIVFEPVK
- the apbC gene encoding iron-sulfur cluster carrier protein ApbC, which encodes MSDHHHDHEELSEEVQAELERLAECLGQLQDPASGLPLDELDADIEVGYESDTVLIGITLGYPCASQEALWRKWVTDACEPLMKSGPLAGSTLQFELFSDIPATSSANAPESLRGVKNIVAVASGKGGVGKSTTAVNLALALAAEGARVGLLDADIYGPSLPTMLGTEGVRPHVKEQKFFVPVDALGIETMSLGYLMTEDTPAVWRGPMASGALNQILTQTLWCDAKEELDYLIVDMPPGTGDIQLTLAQKTTLAGAVIVTTPQDLALKDAIKGVEMFRKVSVPVLGIVENMALHTCSKCGHSEPIFGSGGGERIAEEYDTHLLGELPLAQKIRADIDSGHPSVTADPGGEIAGFYREIARKAAAQVWLNASSDEELPEIEIS
- a CDS encoding DUF523 and DUF1722 domain-containing protein; protein product: MHIQLLPQKIPVGISRCAVGDPVRYNGSHKHSKVCTQLLGNCFELQAYCPEVAIGMGVPRPPIHLIVSDRLRAVGREDPSLDVTQALEDYADQLVPEVENLRGFILMQKSPSCGVRTTPHYKEDGTGVLAHESGLFAARLRRHFPHLPMEEVGRLNASDLRENFLTRVFAYDAWYRYVATDLRPARVIEFYTAYKYLLLAHSQPLTRALGQFVSNSRAMPVEAFAYEVRGKIMEILGHLASRKDRTNALMHSQGHLKGYLNKEERNELALLIDDYRRGNKPLSAVLTMLRHYLPRSPHQFIHSQVLLAAEPAELGLCDFR